The following are from one region of the Salvia splendens isolate huo1 chromosome 2, SspV2, whole genome shotgun sequence genome:
- the LOC121768427 gene encoding sugar transport protein 8-like yields MAEASSSSSIHELKIKSKTTPYVVICWIFAAMGGLMFGYDIGISGGVSAMDDFLLKFFPNVYARKLIAHEDNYCKYDDQMLQLFTSSLYLAALVSSFGASKACSTLGRWPTIRLASVFFVVAALLSGLAPNKAVLIVGRILFGVGVGFGNESVPLFLSEVAPPHRRGAVNILFQLFVTIGILIANLVNFAVANIHPYGWRLALGLAGVPGLALFIGSFVIMETPSSLIERGLEAEGKQSLQKVRGVEDVEHELEQIKHASEQAKKVKQPFKKLMNRQSIPPLTISICVQIFQQFTGINAIMFYAPVLFQTMGFKNDGALLSAVITGVVNVVSTFVSIVAVDRLGRRKLLLQACVQMLICLVGSGVILELHLKSVGTLDNKLATIVVVLVCLFVMSFAWSWGPMGWLIPSEVFPMETRTAGFAFAVSTNMFLTFLIAQAFLSMMCHMRAGIFFFFAGWVVVMGLFVWFLIPETKGVAIDEMEEKVWKVHPVWKRFMPRDDGKGAELT; encoded by the exons ATGGCAGAGGCTTCATCGTCTTCCTCAATCCACGAACTCAAAATCAAATCGAAAACGACTCCATATGTGGTGATCTGCTGGATCTTCGCGGCCATGGGCGGCCTCATGTTCGGCTACGACATCGGCATCTCCGGCGGAGTTTCGGCCATGGACGATTTCCTCCTCAAGTTCTTCCCCAACGTGTACGCTAGGAAATTGATCGCGCACGAAGATAACTACTGCAAATACGACGATCAGATGCTTCAGCTCTTCACATCTTCGCTGTATCTCGCCGCTCTCGTATCCAGCTTCGGGGCCTCCAAGGCCTGCTCCACTCTCGGCCGGTGGCCTACTATCCGGCTCGCCTCCGTCTTCTTCGTCGTCGCCGCTCTTCTCAGTGGATTGGCCCCCAACAAGGCCGTCCTCATCGTCGGCAGAATCCTCTTCGGAGTTGGCGTCGGATTCGGCAATGAG TCTGTCCCCCTCTTCTTATCAGAGGTGGCGCCGCCGCACCGTAGGGGAGCTGTGAACATCCTGTTCCAGCTCTTCGTAACCATCGGGATCCTCATCGCGAACCTAGTCAACTTCGCGGTGGCCAACATCCACCCCTACGGATGGAGGCTCGCTCTGGGACTGGCCGGAGTCCCAGGGCTAGCCCTCTTCATCGGGTCGTTCGTGATCATGGAAACCCCCTCGAGCCTGATCGAGCGCGGCTTAGAAGCCGAAGGCAAGCAGTCCCTCCAGAAGGTCCGCGGCGTGGAAGACGTGGAGCACGAGCTGGAGCAGATCAAGCACGCATCCGAGCAAGCTAAAAAGGTGAAGCAGCCCTTCAAGAAGCTGATGAACCGGCAGAGCATCCCTCCTCTGACCATCTCCATCTGCGTCCAGATCTTCCAGCAATTCACGGGCATCAACGCCATCATGTTCTACGCCCCCGTCCTCTTCCAGACCATGGGGTTCAAGAACGACGGCGCGCTCCTCTCCGCCGTGATAACAGGCGTGGTCAACGTGGTCAGCACCTTCGTGTCCATCGTGGCCGTGGACAGGCTCGGGAGGAGGAAGCTCCTCCTCCAGGCCTGCGTGCAGATGCTCATCTGCTTGGTGGGGTCCGGGGTTATCCTCGAGCTCCACCTCAAGAGCGTGGGGACGCTCGACAACAAGCTGGCCACGATCGTGGTGGTGCTGGTGTGTCTTTTTGTGATGTCGTTTGCGTGGTCGTGGGGGCCGATGGGGTGGCTGATCCCCAGCGAGGTCTTCCCCATGGAGACGAGGACGGCCGGGTTTGCCTTCGCGGTCAGTACGAATATGTTCTTGACGTTTTTGATCGCGCAGGCGTTTTTGTCGATGATGTGCCATATGAGGGCGgggatcttcttcttcttcgcgGGCTGGGTGGTGGTGATGGGGCTGTTTGTGTGGTTTCTGATACCGGAGACGAAGGGCGTCGCCATCGATGAGATGGAGGAGAAGGTGTGGAAGGTGCACCCGGTATGGAAGAGGTTCATGCCAAGGGATGATGGAAAGGGGGCTGAGTTGACCTAA
- the LOC121769893 gene encoding mavicyanin-like, whose amino-acid sequence MALRMAVCLIAVLGWFEVRKGAVYKVGDSAGWTTIGNVDYKLWSSTKTFQLGDVIVFEYNPQFHNVMQVIHLEYKACNASSPISTHTTGNDSITINTHGHHFFVCGVPGHCQSGQKVDINVLRSPSVKDLNP is encoded by the exons atgGCATTGAGAATGGCAGTGTGTTTGATAGCAGTATTAGGTTGGTTTGAAGTAAGAAAAGGAGCAGTTTATAAGGTGGGAGATTCAGCAGGCTGGACTACCATTGGCAATGTTGATTACAAGCTCTGGTCTTCCACTAAAACATTTCAACTTGGAGATGTTATTG TATTCGAGTACAACCCTCAATTCCACAACGTGATGCAAGTGATCCACTTGGAGTACAAGGCGTGCAACGCATCATCCCCCATCTCCACCCACACCACGGGCAACGACTCCATCACCATCAACACTCACGGCCACCACTTCTTCGTCTGCGGTGTCCCCGGCCACTGCCAATCTGGCCAGAAAGTCGACATCAACGTGCTTCGTTCGCCTtctgttaaggacctaaatccttaa
- the LOC121783737 gene encoding sugar transport protein 13-like, which yields MAGGGFAASGGGTEFEAKITPIVIISCIMAATGGLMFGYDVGVSGGVTSMTPFLEKFFPEVAKRTKDPKLNSNYCKYDNQGLQLFTSSLYLAGLTATFFASYTTRKLGRKLTMLIAGVFFIVGVVLNAAAQDLAMLIIGRILLGCGVGFANQAVPLFLSEIAPTRIRGGLNILFQLNVTIGILFANLVNYGTAKIKGGWGWRVSLGLAGVPAALLTIGALMVVDTPNSLIERDRLDEGKAVLKRIRGTDNVEPEFLELVEASRVAKLVKHPFRNLLMRRNRPQLVIAVALQVFQQFTGINAIMFYAPVLFDTVGFGNDAALYSAVITGAVNVLSTVVSIYSVDRVGRRVLLLQAGVQMFLSQVVIAVLLGIKVKDHSEDLSRGYAIFVVILICTFVSAFAWSWGPLGWLIPSETFPLETRSAGQSVTVCVNLLFTFVIAQAFLSMLCHFKFGIFFFFSGWVLVMSFFVLFLVPETKNVPIEEMTERVWKQHRVWKRFMDDDDDNEKNGIDKGFDPHSQL from the exons ATGGCCGGAGGCGGATTTGCAGCCTCGGGTGGAGGCACGGAGTTCGAGGCAAAGATCACACCTATAGTCATCATTTCTTGCATAATGGCCGCCACTGGCGGCCTGATGTTTGGCTACGATGTTGGTGTCTCAG GTGGTGTGACGTCAATGACACCTTTCTTGGAAAAATTCTTTCCTGAGGTTGCTAAGAGAACAAAAGACCCAAAATTAAACAGTAATTACTGCAAATATGATAATCAAGGGCTGCAACTATTCACATCATCACTCTATTTGGCTGGTTTAACTGCAACCTTCTTTGCTTCTTACACAACAAGAAAGCTTGGGAGAAAATTGACCATGTTGATTGCTGGTGTTTTCTTTATTGTTGGAGTTGTTCTCAATGCTGCAGCCCAAGATCTTGCCATGCTCATCATTGGCAGGATCTTGCTCGGTTGCGGTGTTGGTTTCGCCAACCAG GCTGTCCCACTATTTCTATCAGAAATTGCACCTACCAGAATACGTGGAGGACTCAACATTTTGTTCCAACTTAATGTTACGATTGGAATTCTTTTTGCCAATCTCGTCAACTATGGAACTGCCAA AATCAAAGGAGGATGGGGGTGGAGAGTGTCACTGGGGCTGGCGGGCGTCCCTGCGGCCCTCCTCACCATAGGCGCGTTGATGGTAGTCGACACTCCCAACAGTTTAATAGAACGCGATCGTTTAGATGAAGGTAAGGCCGTGCTCAAGAGGATCCGTGGCACTGATAATGTAGAGCCCGAGTTCTTGGAGCTCGTTGAGGCCAGCCGCGTAGCCAAGCTCGTTAAGCACCCTTTCCGGAACCTTCTCATGAGGAGGAACAGACCTCAGTTGGTCATAGCTGTTGCTTTGCAG GTTTTCCAGCAGTTCACAGGAATCAATGCAATAATGTTTTATGCGCCTGTCCTGTTTGACACTGTTGGATTTGGGAATGATGCAGCCCTGTACTCGGCCGTGATCACGGGCGCGGTCAACGTGCTGTCCACGGTCGTCTCAATCTACTCCGTGGACAGAGTGGGGCGGCGCGTGCTGCTGCTGCAGGCCGGGGTGCAGATGTTCCTATCGCAGGTGGTGATCGCCGTGTTGCTGGGGATAAAGGTGAAGGACCACTCCGAGGATCTGAGCCGTGGATATGCTATCTTCGTGGTGATCTTGATATGCACTTTCGTGTCCGCCTTCGCGTGGTCTTGGGGCCCGCTCGGGTGGCTCATCCCGAGTGAGACCTTCCCCTTGGAGACTAGGTCGGCCGGGCAGAGTGTGACCGTGTGCGTCAACCTCCTCTTCACGTTCGTGATAGCGCAAGCCTTCCTCTCGATGCTCTGCCACTTCAAGTTCgggatcttcttcttcttctccggaTGGGTGCTCGTGATGTCGTTCTTCGTGCTGTTCTTGGTGCCAGAGACGAAGAACGTGCCCATCGAGGAGATGACGGAGAGGGTGTGGAAGCAGCATAGGGTGTGGAAGAGGTtcatggatgatgatgatgataatgagAAAAATGGAATTGATAAAGGGTTTGATCCTCATTCTCAGTTGTGA